A single Nostoc sp. PCC 7107 DNA region contains:
- a CDS encoding thioredoxin family protein — translation MAKTFSTMLPLGTLAPDFHLPDVVSGKTTSLADFANKKALLVIFLSRHCPYVQHIKFELAQLGKDYAQRTHNNVGIVAISANDVNAHPDDSPSYLKAFAQELDLNYPLLFDETQATAKSFFAACTPDFFLFDANRRLVYRGQLDDSRPQNGIPVTGKDLRAAIEAVLADRSVTWEQKPSIGCNIKWKPGNEPAYYKNPAIAV, via the coding sequence ATGGCAAAGACTTTTTCTACAATGTTACCTTTAGGTACATTAGCACCTGATTTTCATTTACCAGATGTAGTTTCTGGTAAGACAACTTCTCTGGCTGATTTTGCTAATAAAAAAGCTTTGCTAGTGATATTTTTGAGTCGTCATTGCCCTTATGTGCAGCACATTAAATTTGAATTAGCACAACTGGGTAAAGACTATGCACAAAGAACCCATAATAATGTGGGAATTGTGGCAATTAGTGCTAATGATGTTAACGCTCACCCCGATGATTCACCCTCATATTTGAAAGCATTTGCACAAGAGTTAGATTTAAATTATCCTCTGTTATTTGACGAAACTCAAGCAACTGCTAAAAGCTTTTTTGCTGCTTGTACTCCTGACTTTTTCTTGTTTGATGCTAATCGGCGGCTTGTGTATCGTGGGCAATTAGATGATAGCCGTCCACAGAATGGCATACCTGTAACTGGAAAGGACTTGCGGGCTGCTATTGAAGCAGTATTGGCAGATAGGTCTGTAACTTGGGAACAAAAACCTAGTATTGGTTGTAATATCAAATGGAAGCCAGGAAATGAACCTGCTTATTACAAAAATCCCGCGATCGCAGTTTGA
- a CDS encoding ferredoxin family protein — protein MIELVSESRCVKCNLCVTACPTNVFDAVPGRAPKIARQSDCQTCYMCELYCPVDALYVDPNADESVPVDEETLIASGLLGSYRKNVGWGKGRTPAAKTEKSAYYYPVMQSSSNLPTDVQGRILPWRSQQNNS, from the coding sequence GTGATTGAATTAGTTAGTGAATCTAGGTGTGTTAAATGTAATCTTTGCGTCACAGCCTGTCCTACCAATGTATTTGATGCAGTACCAGGACGTGCGCCGAAAATTGCTCGTCAGAGTGATTGTCAAACTTGTTATATGTGCGAACTGTACTGTCCTGTAGATGCACTGTATGTTGATCCCAACGCTGATGAATCAGTCCCAGTGGATGAAGAAACTTTGATAGCGTCTGGCTTACTTGGTAGTTATCGCAAAAACGTCGGCTGGGGAAAAGGACGCACACCAGCCGCCAAAACTGAGAAGTCTGCTTACTACTATCCCGTGATGCAAAGTAGCAGCAATTTACCTACAGATGTTCAAGGTAGAATCTTACCTTGGCGATCGCAACAAAATAATTCCTAA
- a CDS encoding ATP-binding cassette domain-containing protein: protein MVSYIQGTQLQILNLTKVFGNKTVLKSLNLEVAPGEFIAIVGRSGCGKSTLLRLVSGLDKPTTGGILLDGEPLRKLSHSVRVMFQDSRLLPWKRVIENVGLGLQENWRTKAAWVLEQVGLKDRASEWPHVLSGGQRQRVALARALVSQPHLLLLDEPLGALDALTRLEMQHLIEDLWQQRGFTAFLVTHDVEEAVALADRVIVIEEGRVALDVSVRLSRPRDRASEVFVNIRETVLEKVMNYESNHANQLLQMSH from the coding sequence ATGGTTTCCTACATACAAGGAACACAGCTACAAATTCTAAATTTAACTAAAGTTTTTGGTAATAAAACTGTTTTGAAATCATTAAATTTAGAAGTAGCACCAGGAGAGTTTATTGCAATTGTAGGACGCAGTGGCTGTGGTAAAAGTACCTTACTACGCCTTGTATCAGGGTTAGATAAACCCACTACAGGCGGCATCTTGTTAGATGGAGAACCATTACGTAAACTAAGTCACTCTGTAAGAGTAATGTTTCAAGATTCCCGCTTGTTACCCTGGAAACGAGTGATTGAAAATGTGGGTTTGGGTTTGCAAGAAAATTGGCGTACAAAAGCGGCCTGGGTATTAGAACAAGTTGGACTTAAAGATAGAGCTAGTGAATGGCCTCATGTATTATCTGGAGGACAACGGCAAAGGGTAGCATTAGCCAGAGCATTAGTCAGCCAACCACATTTATTACTACTTGATGAGCCTTTAGGAGCATTAGATGCGTTAACTCGTTTAGAAATGCAACATTTAATCGAAGATTTATGGCAACAAAGAGGCTTTACAGCATTTTTAGTCACCCATGATGTAGAGGAAGCTGTGGCTTTAGCAGATAGGGTAATAGTAATTGAAGAAGGACGAGTTGCGTTAGATGTATCTGTAAGATTATCTCGTCCACGAGATAGGGCTAGTGAGGTATTCGTCAATATCAGAGAGACAGTCTTAGAAAAAGTGATGAACTATGAAAGTAATCATGCAAATCAATTATTGCAAATGAGTCATTAG
- a CDS encoding ABC transporter substrate-binding protein, producing the protein MFKVESYLGDRNKIIPNSHSMNSQVIECSFLHRLLVSITTVAFLFTLTGCTSQQGQSDNSAVASSNTAANSTKPKTWVLRVGFISSESKLPIGPEGWALQKGKLTPALKSLGVTEVKFIPFVGGPALNEALVSGQLDMGLYGDTPALVGRAAGLPTRLINQTRVGQNAWLITSKNGVGSVAQLKGTKIGVAKGTYPHRYLMGLLDKEGITKDVKVVQIPSADAKAALERGHIAAYPFAMGAGPTLASQGFPVLDQAKDHQGLVGTGVSVVTENFLSRHPELPQKWNQMRLQALQEIKANPEKFYQFAAQASGNVPLAIAKESYPINLYPTEPFTPEGLKLLNSTKQFLSEQKLLKSDFDIKDWQIPNS; encoded by the coding sequence ATGTTCAAGGTAGAATCTTACCTTGGCGATCGCAACAAAATAATTCCTAATTCCCACTCTATGAATTCCCAAGTAATTGAGTGCAGCTTTCTTCATCGTCTTTTAGTTTCCATCACAACTGTTGCCTTTTTATTTACTCTGACTGGTTGTACTTCTCAACAAGGCCAGTCTGATAACTCAGCAGTTGCTTCATCTAATACAGCAGCTAATTCGACAAAGCCGAAAACCTGGGTTTTGCGGGTTGGTTTTATTAGTTCGGAAAGCAAATTACCAATTGGCCCAGAGGGTTGGGCATTGCAAAAAGGAAAGTTAACACCTGCGCTCAAAAGCCTGGGTGTGACAGAAGTAAAATTTATTCCCTTTGTAGGCGGCCCAGCACTCAACGAAGCCTTAGTTAGCGGTCAATTAGATATGGGTTTGTATGGAGATACCCCAGCTTTAGTTGGTCGAGCCGCAGGTTTACCAACTCGATTGATTAATCAGACAAGAGTTGGTCAGAATGCTTGGCTAATTACTAGTAAAAATGGTGTAGGCTCAGTTGCACAACTTAAAGGTACAAAAATCGGGGTTGCCAAAGGTACTTATCCCCATCGGTATTTGATGGGTTTGTTAGATAAAGAAGGAATTACCAAGGATGTCAAAGTAGTGCAAATCCCTTCTGCTGATGCGAAAGCAGCATTGGAACGGGGACATATTGCTGCTTATCCCTTTGCAATGGGGGCTGGGCCAACATTAGCTTCTCAAGGATTTCCTGTGCTTGATCAAGCCAAAGATCATCAAGGATTAGTAGGGACAGGGGTAAGTGTTGTGACAGAGAATTTTCTCTCTCGTCACCCAGAACTACCACAAAAGTGGAATCAAATGAGACTACAAGCTTTGCAGGAAATCAAAGCTAATCCAGAGAAATTTTATCAGTTTGCGGCACAGGCAAGTGGAAATGTGCCATTAGCGATCGCTAAAGAATCATACCCAATCAACCTTTATCCTACAGAACCTTTTACACCCGAAGGATTAAAACTCTTAAATTCCACAAAGCAGTTTCTCTCCGAGCAGAAATTATTGAAATCAGATTTTGATATCAAAGATTGGCAAATTCCCAATTCTTAA
- a CDS encoding SDR family oxidoreductase, whose protein sequence is MTIKLNGKVAIITGASSGIGEATAIALAAEGATVAIAARRGDRLEALAKHIAAIGGKALPIVTDITDETQANNLIHKTNAQLGQVDILVNNAGVALTGNIDGGNTSDWRRMFDVNVFGVLYTTHAVLPIFKAQGSGHIVNISSVAGRIARAGVGIYNATKWGVNAFSESLRQEVLKDNIRVTIIEPGLVETEINNHVTDPVAKKNVEERLKAITPLQSEDIAAAINYAVTQPHYVNVNEILIRPTLQER, encoded by the coding sequence ATGACAATAAAATTAAATGGAAAAGTAGCTATTATCACAGGAGCTTCTTCAGGTATTGGTGAAGCTACAGCTATTGCCTTAGCAGCAGAAGGAGCAACAGTAGCGATCGCAGCTAGAAGAGGCGATCGCTTAGAAGCACTAGCAAAACACATTGCAGCTATCGGTGGAAAAGCACTACCCATCGTGACCGATATCACTGATGAAACACAAGCTAACAACCTGATACACAAAACAAACGCTCAGTTGGGACAAGTGGATATTCTGGTTAATAACGCAGGTGTGGCATTGACTGGTAATATTGATGGCGGCAACACTTCAGACTGGCGGCGAATGTTTGATGTCAATGTCTTTGGTGTACTTTATACTACCCATGCCGTTTTACCAATATTCAAAGCCCAAGGTAGCGGTCATATTGTCAATATCTCATCAGTAGCAGGGCGCATTGCTCGCGCAGGTGTAGGTATATACAACGCCACTAAATGGGGTGTTAATGCTTTCTCAGAATCCTTACGCCAGGAAGTTTTAAAAGATAACATTCGTGTCACTATTATCGAGCCTGGTTTAGTGGAAACAGAAATTAATAATCATGTCACCGATCCTGTAGCTAAGAAAAATGTTGAAGAACGATTAAAAGCCATCACACCACTACAAAGTGAAGACATTGCAGCTGCTATCAATTATGCTGTGACTCAGCCACACTATGTTAATGTGAATGAAATTCTCATTCGACCAACTTTGCAAGAACGGTAA
- a CDS encoding MFS transporter codes for MKLLSQFRFKLNLDLPAFRSRNYRLYFAGQALSMTGNFMTQVAILWLIYQLTDSALLLGLAGFFGQLPVFALAPISGILADRYNRHHLLLLLQVVGISLSAILTIITFLGWSNFSTLLTLSALLGLLKGLDVPVRQAFVSDMVSRELMGNAIALNAAFLNGARLIGPAVGGIFIAQFGAGYCFLYDSLSYLVAIWAISAMQITHKAVEIHRSNTWQKLKEGFQYAYQFLPVRSILLLLAVASLVNMSYTTLLPIFAVEILRGDSETLGFLSAAAAMGSVFACVYLCFRQNVAGLERLIAFCPAIMGIGFIFFSVSQVFWVSQLALVLVGWSSTLQVAASNTVLQLIVEDSKRGRVMSFYAMCFMGMAPFGNLLLGTLAHYFQASSTLILGGIVCILGSLLFWQHLPQIVNLIHLKTKQLVN; via the coding sequence ATGAAATTACTCTCTCAGTTTAGATTCAAGTTAAATCTTGATTTACCTGCCTTTAGATCCCGTAATTATCGCCTGTACTTTGCTGGGCAAGCATTGTCGATGACAGGTAATTTCATGACACAAGTAGCAATTCTCTGGCTGATTTATCAATTAACTGATTCAGCTTTACTGTTGGGGTTAGCAGGATTTTTTGGTCAATTACCAGTGTTTGCACTAGCCCCAATTTCAGGCATTTTAGCCGATCGCTACAACCGTCATCACCTGTTGCTGCTACTTCAAGTTGTAGGTATATCTCTATCTGCAATTCTGACAATCATCACATTTTTGGGTTGGTCAAATTTTTCAACATTGTTGACTCTGAGTGCATTGTTGGGTTTACTGAAGGGATTAGATGTTCCTGTACGCCAAGCATTTGTTAGTGATATGGTCAGTCGTGAACTGATGGGAAATGCCATTGCTTTAAATGCCGCTTTTCTTAATGGTGCGCGTCTGATTGGCCCTGCTGTTGGTGGAATTTTTATTGCTCAGTTTGGTGCAGGATATTGCTTTCTTTACGATAGTCTCAGCTATCTGGTGGCTATTTGGGCAATTTCTGCAATGCAGATTACACATAAAGCAGTAGAAATACACAGGAGTAATACATGGCAGAAGTTGAAAGAAGGATTTCAATATGCTTATCAATTCCTGCCTGTGCGTTCAATTTTGCTATTACTAGCAGTAGCCAGCTTAGTAAATATGTCTTACACGACACTTCTACCCATCTTTGCAGTAGAAATTCTGCGCGGAGACTCGGAAACCTTGGGCTTTCTCTCAGCCGCAGCAGCGATGGGATCAGTTTTTGCTTGTGTTTATCTCTGCTTTCGGCAAAATGTAGCAGGTTTAGAGCGTCTAATCGCTTTTTGTCCAGCCATAATGGGAATTGGCTTCATATTTTTCTCTGTGTCTCAAGTTTTCTGGGTTTCTCAGTTAGCCTTGGTATTAGTTGGCTGGAGTTCTACGCTTCAAGTAGCTGCTAGTAATACAGTGCTGCAATTGATTGTCGAAGATAGCAAACGAGGTAGGGTAATGAGCTTCTATGCTATGTGTTTTATGGGTATGGCTCCTTTCGGTAATTTGCTGCTAGGAACTCTGGCACATTACTTTCAGGCTTCAAGTACACTGATTTTAGGCGGTATAGTTTGCATCTTAGGTTCGCTGTTGTTCTGGCAACATCTGCCGCAAATTGTGAATTTAATTCATTTGAAAACAAAACAGTTAGTAAATTAA
- a CDS encoding TauD/TfdA family dioxygenase has translation MTYQHLEIKPVAGRIGAKILEIDLSTNLTDEIISEIRQALIQYKVIFFRNQNLDANGQVAFARRFGEITTAHPTVPSLAGHPEVLDLNYGKTASRANNWHTDVTFVDRPPLGSILRALVIPPYGGDTIWANSVTAYQDLPDDLRHLANELWAVHSNAYDYAEAAVNLPEDVKAYRAIFTSTLYETLHPVVRVHPESGERGLFIGGFVRQIRGLSPTESADIIRLLQSYVTRPENTVRWRWQFGDVAFWDNRATQHYAVADYGNQPRHVQRVTIVGDIPVGVNGQQSQAVKGDASAYNKRVAVAV, from the coding sequence ATGACTTATCAACATTTAGAAATCAAACCTGTTGCTGGACGTATTGGTGCGAAGATTTTAGAAATTGATTTGAGTACTAATCTCACTGACGAGATTATCAGCGAGATTCGTCAGGCTCTTATCCAATACAAAGTAATTTTCTTCCGTAATCAAAATCTGGATGCTAATGGACAAGTTGCTTTTGCTCGCCGCTTCGGGGAAATTACTACCGCCCATCCTACAGTCCCATCTCTAGCTGGACACCCGGAAGTGTTGGATTTGAATTATGGAAAAACTGCTAGTCGTGCGAATAATTGGCATACTGATGTGACTTTTGTAGACCGTCCTCCTTTAGGTTCTATCTTACGGGCATTGGTGATTCCTCCTTATGGGGGTGACACTATTTGGGCAAACTCTGTGACTGCATATCAAGATTTACCAGATGATTTGCGTCATCTTGCTAATGAACTCTGGGCTGTCCATAGCAACGCCTATGATTATGCAGAAGCCGCAGTTAATCTTCCTGAAGATGTCAAAGCTTACCGTGCTATTTTTACATCGACTTTGTATGAAACTCTACATCCAGTAGTGCGCGTTCATCCTGAGTCTGGGGAACGAGGACTGTTCATAGGTGGTTTTGTACGCCAGATTCGTGGATTATCCCCAACTGAATCTGCTGATATTATCCGACTGTTACAGTCTTATGTGACACGTCCTGAAAATACAGTGCGTTGGCGTTGGCAATTTGGTGATGTGGCTTTTTGGGATAACCGCGCTACTCAACATTATGCAGTTGCAGATTATGGCAATCAACCCCGCCATGTCCAACGAGTCACTATTGTAGGAGATATCCCAGTTGGTGTTAATGGTCAGCAGAGTCAGGCTGTCAAGGGAGATGCTTCTGCTTACAATAAACGTGTAGCTGTAGCTGTGTAA
- a CDS encoding iron uptake porin, whose amino-acid sequence MFKVLWNYGIFVPAFFNVFFILSSATLAEVPDSSELKLRVEEISPSVTTQPESNQITNLEVTETPDYLPSPEVSQLSQETFTDEDNSLEQVTSVSELSDVQPTDWAFQALQSLVERYGAIAGYTDDTFKGDRALSRYEFAAGLNTALDRINQIITSSTADLVKQEDLDTIKKLREEFSTELASLQGRVDAAGAKLAVIKSQQFSPTAKLTGRVQFVLGSLFAGNNVVTGKAAPRVVTFQDSLSLRLNASFTGKDSLGITMGGANIESLGQTREGLLGTFDGRTADNANITRPRNSFFLNGLRYRFPLGSNTQINIYPLSDGANELGFTLPINPYFESSLTTGSNGISRFSRRALVYQYGDAGGGIAVLHRLNKQFQVGVAYSAPNASSPTENNGFLTGRYLALGQILYTSPQKNFRAALTYVNTYSPPNSRGLSGTNFGPAAGSNLVNSTVPGTGTLANLYGIQAFYQFSPKFAINGWVSYGAHRYLGRGDGRAMDWSVGLAFPDIGKEGSLGGLFVGMAPTLISLSPNVDLGAGLGQADKDTSLHIEGFYQYKITDRIDITPGFIWVTAPDSNANNPDSLFAWIRTVYRF is encoded by the coding sequence ATGTTTAAAGTTTTGTGGAATTACGGGATATTTGTCCCAGCATTTTTTAATGTATTTTTTATCCTCTCTTCAGCCACACTTGCTGAAGTACCGGACTCATCAGAGCTAAAATTACGGGTTGAGGAAATTTCCCCAAGCGTTACAACTCAGCCTGAATCGAATCAAATTACGAACCTAGAAGTAACCGAAACGCCAGACTATTTGCCATCCCCAGAAGTAAGTCAACTTTCTCAGGAGACTTTCACAGATGAAGATAACTCTCTAGAGCAAGTTACTTCGGTTTCAGAATTATCGGATGTTCAGCCTACAGATTGGGCATTTCAAGCATTGCAATCTTTAGTGGAACGCTATGGTGCGATCGCAGGCTATACAGATGATACATTCAAAGGCGATCGCGCCCTGTCACGCTATGAATTTGCGGCTGGTCTAAATACTGCTTTAGACCGAATCAATCAAATAATCACTAGTTCCACAGCAGACTTAGTTAAACAAGAGGACTTAGACACAATCAAGAAGCTAAGAGAGGAATTTTCCACAGAATTAGCTTCACTGCAAGGACGAGTTGATGCAGCAGGGGCAAAACTCGCAGTCATCAAATCACAACAATTTTCTCCCACAGCTAAACTCACAGGTCGAGTACAGTTTGTTCTTGGCTCACTTTTTGCAGGTAATAATGTTGTGACTGGTAAGGCAGCACCCCGCGTAGTCACATTCCAAGATTCATTATCCTTGCGATTGAATGCCAGTTTTACAGGTAAAGATTCACTAGGCATCACAATGGGAGGTGCAAATATTGAATCTTTAGGACAAACAAGAGAGGGATTATTAGGTACTTTTGATGGCAGAACAGCTGATAACGCCAACATTACAAGACCACGCAATAGCTTTTTTCTGAATGGTCTACGTTATCGGTTTCCTCTTGGCTCAAATACCCAAATTAACATTTATCCTTTATCTGATGGAGCTAATGAACTTGGTTTTACCCTTCCGATTAATCCATATTTTGAAAGTAGTTTAACAACCGGTTCTAATGGGATTTCCCGATTTTCACGGCGAGCTTTAGTCTATCAATATGGAGATGCTGGTGGCGGAATAGCGGTACTCCACAGATTAAATAAACAGTTCCAAGTTGGAGTAGCATATAGCGCACCCAACGCCAGTAGCCCTACAGAAAATAATGGCTTTTTGACAGGCCGATATTTAGCTTTAGGGCAAATCTTATATACCAGTCCTCAGAAGAATTTTCGGGCGGCTCTAACTTATGTCAACACTTATAGTCCACCAAATTCACGAGGTCTAAGTGGAACTAACTTTGGCCCAGCTGCTGGGAGTAACTTGGTCAATAGCACTGTGCCTGGAACAGGAACTTTGGCTAATCTTTATGGCATACAAGCTTTTTATCAATTCAGTCCTAAGTTTGCTATCAATGGTTGGGTAAGTTATGGCGCACACCGCTATTTAGGGCGCGGTGATGGCCGAGCTATGGACTGGTCTGTAGGATTAGCTTTCCCAGATATCGGAAAGGAAGGAAGCTTAGGAGGATTGTTTGTAGGGATGGCACCAACACTGATTAGTCTCAGTCCGAATGTAGATTTGGGAGCAGGTTTAGGACAAGCAGATAAAGATACTTCTTTGCATATTGAAGGATTTTATCAATACAAAATCACCGATAGGATCGACATTACACCTGGTTTTATTTGGGTAACTGCACCAGATTCAAATGCCAACAATCCTGATAGTTTATTCGCATGGATTCGTACTGTCTATAGGTTTTAG
- the ssuC gene encoding aliphatic sulfonate ABC transporter permease SsuC, which produces MTITWKNTKSSAKSLETLINSKFADKIIPWIVPFVVLLLWEISSRAGLLSSRILPAPSSVVFTAFKLASTGELFQHMGISAARAISGFIVGGGIGFILGLITGFSRIGEQLLDSSLQMLRTIPNLALIPLVILWFGIGDQARLFLVSIGVFFPIYLNTYHGIRSVDSGLIEMGRVYGLKTQQLLWQIVFPGALSSILIGVRFSLGIMWLSLIVAEQIAADSGIGYMAMNAREFMQTDVVVLSIVIYALLGKLANSIAKALETKFLSWNPNYKAG; this is translated from the coding sequence ATGACTATTACTTGGAAAAATACTAAAAGTAGTGCGAAATCTCTAGAAACACTAATCAACAGTAAATTTGCTGACAAAATCATCCCTTGGATAGTACCCTTTGTTGTACTATTACTTTGGGAAATTTCTTCCAGAGCAGGCTTACTTTCTAGCAGAATCTTACCAGCACCAAGTAGTGTAGTTTTTACAGCATTTAAATTAGCCTCAACTGGAGAACTTTTTCAACACATGGGTATTAGTGCAGCACGCGCCATATCTGGTTTTATAGTTGGTGGTGGAATTGGTTTCATTTTAGGCTTGATTACTGGGTTTTCTCGCATTGGTGAACAGTTGCTAGATAGTTCCTTACAAATGCTGCGTACTATTCCTAATTTGGCATTAATCCCTCTAGTAATTTTATGGTTTGGTATTGGCGATCAAGCTAGATTATTTCTAGTTTCTATAGGTGTATTTTTCCCAATTTATCTTAATACTTATCACGGAATCCGTAGCGTAGATTCTGGACTAATTGAAATGGGTAGAGTCTATGGGCTAAAAACACAGCAGCTTTTGTGGCAAATAGTTTTCCCAGGAGCGTTATCTTCAATTTTAATTGGTGTCCGCTTTTCATTGGGGATTATGTGGCTATCGTTGATTGTAGCGGAACAAATTGCCGCAGATTCTGGCATTGGTTATATGGCGATGAATGCCCGTGAATTTATGCAAACAGATGTTGTTGTGTTAAGTATTGTGATTTATGCACTGCTAGGTAAACTAGCAAATTCTATAGCAAAAGCTCTAGAAACCAAATTCTTATCTTGGAATCCCAATTACAAAGCTGGGTAA
- a CDS encoding glutathione S-transferase family protein — protein sequence MSDIQLYFAKASTFSQRTRVVLLEKNIDFTPIEIDLQNKPDGYTQISRYGKVPAIKHGDFIVYESAIINEYLDEVFPEPPLLPRDPAKKAQARIWIDYANTRFVPAFNKFLRGKDTQEQEQGRKEFTEALLYIEQEGLGKGEYLLGNEFSLVDISFYPWFERLPLLEHFRKFTLTAETPRLQIWWNLVRHRSSIKTVANPVDFYLQRFAKILGEPIPVGAAQK from the coding sequence ATGAGTGACATACAACTTTACTTTGCTAAAGCATCTACTTTCTCTCAACGCACCCGTGTAGTATTGCTGGAAAAAAACATTGACTTTACGCCGATAGAAATTGACTTACAGAATAAACCAGATGGGTATACGCAGATTTCCCGTTATGGTAAAGTTCCGGCTATCAAACATGGCGATTTTATAGTCTACGAATCTGCGATTATCAATGAATATTTAGATGAAGTTTTCCCCGAACCACCCTTATTACCGCGCGATCCGGCAAAAAAAGCACAGGCTCGCATCTGGATAGATTATGCTAATACTCGCTTTGTCCCCGCTTTTAACAAATTTCTCCGTGGTAAAGATACCCAAGAACAGGAACAAGGAAGAAAAGAGTTCACAGAAGCACTTCTATATATTGAACAAGAAGGATTAGGCAAAGGTGAATATTTGTTAGGAAATGAGTTTAGCCTTGTAGATATCAGTTTCTATCCTTGGTTTGAACGTTTACCACTGTTAGAACACTTCCGTAAGTTCACACTAACAGCAGAAACACCTCGTTTGCAGATATGGTGGAATTTGGTAAGACATCGCTCCTCAATTAAAACAGTAGCAAATCCTGTAGATTTCTATTTACAAAGATTCGCCAAAATTCTTGGTGAACCAATTCCCGTTGGTGCAGCGCAAAAATAG
- a CDS encoding FAD-dependent oxidoreductase, with the protein MTYSRQDASGVNLTTDVLIIGGGPAGTWAAWSAASSGAKVVLVDKGYCGTSGAAAASGNGVWYVPPDPEQREAAMASREAMGGFLADRQWMTKVLDRTYDNINSLADEGYPFSVDADGKVIRRSLQGPDYMRFMRRKIKQAGVKILDHSPALELLVDAEGAVAGAKGINRQTGEPWTVKAAAVVIATGGCAFLSKALGCNVLTGDGLLMAAEAGADFSGMEFSNAYAISPAFSSVTKTRYYDWASFTYEDGTVIEGAGSKRGRSVIAKTLLTQPVYARLDQNMDEETKAWMRSSQPNFFVPFDRAGIDPFTQRFPVTLRLEGTVRGTGGIRIADYTCATSVNGLYAAGDAATRELICGGFTGGGSHNAAWAMSSGYWSGQSAANYALSLGEKASQRSVHPVGEAGLHGDGHHKFSPDEAIAATQAEVFPYDRNLFRSATELSASLERLDNLWQEIRHSHTPDNSQILRSREAAAMLATARWMYNSGLQRQETRGMHKRMDYPQQDPNQQYRLLSGGLDRVWVKPESVVANRELVTV; encoded by the coding sequence ATGACATACTCTCGTCAAGATGCTTCTGGTGTTAATTTAACCACCGATGTTTTAATTATCGGTGGTGGCCCAGCCGGAACTTGGGCAGCTTGGAGTGCAGCTTCTAGTGGTGCAAAAGTCGTTTTAGTGGATAAAGGTTACTGCGGTACAAGTGGTGCAGCCGCAGCTTCTGGTAATGGTGTATGGTATGTTCCACCAGACCCAGAACAACGAGAAGCAGCAATGGCCAGTCGGGAAGCGATGGGAGGTTTCCTGGCTGATCGGCAGTGGATGACTAAGGTATTAGATCGCACCTACGACAACATTAACTCCCTAGCAGATGAAGGCTATCCTTTCAGTGTTGATGCTGATGGCAAAGTTATCCGTCGCTCTTTGCAAGGGCCAGATTATATGCGCTTCATGCGGCGAAAAATTAAGCAAGCAGGAGTAAAAATTTTAGACCACAGCCCAGCTTTAGAGTTGTTAGTAGATGCAGAAGGTGCTGTAGCTGGAGCAAAAGGGATTAATCGTCAAACTGGGGAACCTTGGACAGTGAAGGCCGCAGCAGTTGTGATTGCTACAGGTGGCTGTGCTTTCTTGAGTAAGGCTCTTGGTTGTAATGTCTTGACAGGAGACGGTCTATTGATGGCAGCCGAGGCGGGTGCGGATTTCTCCGGGATGGAATTTTCTAATGCCTATGCCATCTCTCCAGCGTTTTCTTCTGTCACCAAGACTCGGTATTACGATTGGGCTTCTTTCACCTATGAAGATGGCACAGTCATTGAAGGTGCAGGTTCAAAGCGCGGTCGTTCAGTGATTGCCAAAACTTTGTTGACTCAGCCAGTTTATGCTCGTCTTGACCAAAACATGGATGAAGAGACAAAAGCTTGGATGCGATCATCTCAGCCTAACTTCTTTGTACCTTTCGATCGCGCTGGTATTGATCCCTTCACGCAAAGATTTCCAGTAACCTTACGTTTGGAAGGAACTGTACGCGGTACTGGTGGAATTCGGATTGCAGATTATACCTGTGCTACCTCAGTGAATGGACTTTATGCGGCGGGAGATGCAGCAACTAGAGAATTAATCTGTGGTGGCTTCACTGGTGGTGGTAGCCATAATGCAGCTTGGGCAATGTCTTCTGGGTACTGGTCTGGACAATCTGCTGCTAACTATGCGCTGAGTTTGGGTGAAAAAGCCAGCCAGCGCAGTGTACACCCAGTTGGGGAAGCAGGATTGCATGGAGATGGTCATCATAAATTTTCTCCAGATGAAGCGATCGCCGCAACTCAAGCTGAAGTTTTCCCTTACGATCGCAACCTTTTCCGCAGTGCTACAGAGTTAAGTGCATCTCTAGAAAGACTTGATAACCTCTGGCAAGAAATCCGCCATAGCCACACACCAGATAATAGCCAAATTTTGCGATCGCGCGAAGCTGCGGCGATGCTTGCTACGGCGCGGTGGATGTACAACAGTGGTTTGCAACGTCAAGAAACCAGAGGTATGCACAAACGTATGGATTACCCACAACAAGACCCCAACCAACAATATCGGCTGCTGAGTGGTGGCTTAGATCGGGTTTGGGTCAAACCTGAGTCAGTAGTTGCTAACCGAGAATTAGTAACAGTGTAA